In Gimesia benthica, a single window of DNA contains:
- a CDS encoding FAD-dependent oxidoreductase: protein MRLLPQSLLILTGLAITLLPAISRAETKPTNGVLVEAESFNQQGGWKLDTQFIHIMGSPYLLAHGLGQPVADAETTVKLPETGTYRVLVRTKDWVAPWKAPGSPGRFQLKIDGQPLKETFGTKGAKWFWHDGGTVEITKPEVKLTLHDLTGFEGRCDAILFTRDLNYQPPNDLSPMDQWRKSMLGLPAEPEVTEPYDLVVVGGGYSGMGAAISAARMGCKVALIQNRPVLGGNGSSEVRVWAQGLVRRGKYPHIGEIIAEFADSAAASPGTYEEYGDKKKEAIVRAEKNIDLFLNTHAFAVKKEGDAIQSVTAFNTKTSKRTEFRGKLFADCTGHAEIGYLAGADYYTHEKGHMGMSNMWTWKEAEQPQSFPELEWALNLNMDDFPYPKRFHGEWFWESGFDKDPIQDLESMRDWNFRAVYGAWNAMKNKGGKDKHENAVMTWMAYIGGPRESRMLRGDVILRRKDIVAKVDFPDGCVPSTWSIDLHYPKKQYMQKYPEDPFISQAVFDRSVDRKRGYPIPYRCFYSRNVPNLFMAGRCISVTHEALGTVRVMKTGGMMGEVVGKAAAVCVEKDCQPRAVYTDYYKDLEKLMARKGIERRDTVDGKFYTPENSQELPPVIDPYIDPATLPGMVIDDENENVQFVGKWTKGEGLKGYIGNHYVYHGKGKKAEIHFKFEVAKTGKYEVRLAYGHHENRATNTPVTVRSADETKTVKINQRIKPPLPHGFISLGTFEFKQGQPVEVIMSNTGVDGNVHADAIQVLPVD, encoded by the coding sequence ATGCGCTTATTACCTCAATCACTTCTGATCCTCACCGGTTTAGCAATCACATTGCTTCCCGCCATCAGTCGTGCCGAAACGAAACCCACCAACGGCGTGCTGGTAGAAGCCGAAAGTTTTAATCAGCAAGGTGGCTGGAAACTCGATACGCAATTCATTCACATCATGGGGTCCCCTTATCTGCTCGCTCATGGGTTAGGGCAGCCCGTTGCTGATGCCGAGACCACGGTGAAATTACCGGAAACGGGAACCTATCGGGTTCTGGTCAGAACCAAAGACTGGGTCGCTCCCTGGAAAGCGCCTGGATCTCCCGGCCGATTCCAGTTGAAAATTGATGGACAGCCACTCAAAGAAACATTCGGTACGAAAGGCGCCAAATGGTTCTGGCACGATGGCGGGACCGTTGAGATTACGAAACCGGAAGTCAAACTCACCTTACATGATCTGACCGGTTTTGAGGGACGCTGCGATGCAATTCTGTTTACAAGAGATCTGAATTACCAGCCCCCCAATGATCTTTCTCCCATGGATCAGTGGCGTAAAAGCATGCTGGGACTGCCTGCGGAACCTGAAGTGACTGAGCCTTACGATCTGGTTGTCGTCGGTGGGGGATACTCTGGGATGGGCGCTGCCATTTCAGCCGCGCGTATGGGATGTAAAGTCGCCTTGATTCAGAATCGTCCGGTTCTGGGAGGTAATGGAAGCTCTGAAGTACGCGTCTGGGCACAGGGCCTGGTGCGTCGTGGTAAATATCCACATATTGGTGAAATCATCGCCGAATTCGCTGATTCCGCCGCCGCCTCTCCAGGGACCTATGAAGAGTATGGAGACAAGAAAAAAGAAGCCATCGTGCGGGCTGAGAAAAATATTGACCTCTTCCTGAACACGCATGCTTTCGCAGTCAAAAAAGAGGGAGACGCCATCCAGAGCGTTACTGCTTTCAATACCAAAACCAGTAAACGGACTGAGTTCCGCGGCAAACTGTTTGCTGACTGCACCGGTCATGCGGAAATCGGTTATCTCGCGGGCGCTGATTATTATACGCACGAAAAAGGCCACATGGGAATGAGTAACATGTGGACCTGGAAAGAAGCAGAACAGCCCCAATCTTTTCCTGAACTGGAATGGGCACTCAATCTGAACATGGACGATTTCCCCTACCCGAAACGCTTTCATGGCGAGTGGTTCTGGGAAAGTGGTTTTGACAAAGACCCCATTCAGGATCTGGAATCAATGCGGGACTGGAATTTCCGTGCAGTCTATGGTGCCTGGAACGCGATGAAGAATAAAGGGGGCAAGGACAAGCATGAGAACGCCGTGATGACCTGGATGGCCTATATAGGCGGTCCACGTGAATCCCGTATGCTTCGAGGGGATGTCATTCTGCGTCGGAAAGATATCGTCGCGAAAGTTGATTTTCCCGATGGATGCGTTCCCAGCACCTGGTCTATCGATCTGCATTACCCCAAGAAGCAGTATATGCAGAAGTATCCAGAAGATCCTTTCATTTCACAGGCCGTCTTTGATCGTAGCGTCGATCGTAAGCGTGGCTATCCGATTCCTTACCGCTGCTTCTACTCACGGAATGTGCCTAACCTGTTCATGGCGGGACGCTGCATCAGCGTAACGCATGAAGCGCTGGGTACAGTACGTGTGATGAAGACCGGTGGAATGATGGGAGAAGTCGTCGGGAAAGCAGCTGCAGTCTGTGTTGAGAAAGACTGTCAGCCGCGTGCTGTTTACACCGACTATTACAAAGACCTGGAAAAACTGATGGCCCGCAAGGGTATCGAACGGCGTGACACAGTCGATGGTAAGTTTTACACACCTGAAAACTCTCAGGAATTACCGCCAGTAATTGATCCCTACATTGATCCGGCAACCCTCCCCGGGATGGTCATCGACGATGAAAACGAAAACGTTCAGTTCGTAGGCAAGTGGACCAAGGGTGAAGGACTCAAGGGTTATATCGGCAACCACTATGTTTATCATGGGAAGGGTAAAAAAGCGGAAATCCACTTCAAATTTGAGGTCGCTAAAACCGGAAAATACGAAGTCCGCCTCGCTTATGGCCACCATGAAAACCGGGCGACGAACACGCCTGTGACAGTTCGCTCAGCCGATGAAACCAAGACCGTAAAGATTAACCAGCGGATCAAGCCTCCCCTGCCTCATGGTTTTATCTCACTGGGTACCTTCGAGTTTAAACAGGGGCAACCTGTCGAAGTCATCATGTCGAATACGGGTGTCGATGGTAATGTGCACGCTGATGCGATTCAGGTCCTTCCAGTAGACTGA
- a CDS encoding ECF-type sigma factor, translating into MSLIEETVTQWIDQLKTGDARAAQRLWESYFLEMVEVARRKLQGAPRAVADEEDVALSAFKSFCLGAQNGRFSQVTDRENLWPLLVAITSHKSVDLIRHENRKKRGGSGSSGTESERNKQSSPVDFEQIIQSQPSPEFTVQLAEELERLLDLLDKTGDSTLRQVALAKMEGETTTEIAEQLGCARRTIERKLQLITRLWQEDCNL; encoded by the coding sequence ATGTCTTTAATCGAAGAGACAGTCACACAGTGGATTGATCAGTTAAAAACGGGCGATGCGCGCGCTGCGCAACGACTGTGGGAATCCTATTTTCTGGAAATGGTGGAAGTGGCCCGCAGAAAGCTGCAGGGGGCACCACGCGCCGTGGCTGATGAAGAAGATGTCGCGCTCAGCGCTTTTAAAAGTTTTTGTCTGGGAGCGCAGAATGGCCGCTTTTCACAGGTTACCGATCGAGAAAACCTGTGGCCGCTCCTGGTGGCAATTACCTCACATAAGTCCGTTGACCTGATACGTCATGAGAATCGGAAAAAACGGGGAGGCAGTGGTTCCAGCGGCACTGAATCAGAACGCAACAAACAAAGTTCTCCCGTTGATTTTGAGCAGATTATTCAGAGTCAACCTTCCCCTGAATTCACTGTCCAACTGGCCGAGGAGCTGGAACGCCTGCTCGATTTATTGGACAAAACCGGCGATTCGACCTTAAGACAGGTTGCGTTAGCCAAAATGGAAGGGGAAACTACAACTGAAATTGCCGAACAGCTGGGTTGTGCCCGTCGTACGATTGAACGGAAGCTTCAGCTGATTACCCGTCTTTGGCAAGAGGATTGCAATTTGTGA
- a CDS encoding bifunctional serine/threonine-protein kinase/formylglycine-generating enzyme family protein, translated as MKSRNGTDFEQLPSDLMLKINQLCDQFETELRQGDLPSITDWLDHVAVEYREVILKELIPLEIEHRIQTGDIPQVSDYLQPFPLLDQDWLSETIGTARAELKPSKANDLSAGFQGNSIESYRERIIQSGVLAASELTEILETVELPSSADEMAELLTQSGRLTTYQSQVLLEPECRPLLIGEYLILEPIGSGGMGTVYKAIHRRMKRIVALKVIRADLDQNPERLKRFEREVQTAARLSHPHIVTAYDAGESQGIHYLICEYIDGESLTQLVRESGPLDFADALHCLQQIAEGLNYAHSQGVIHRDIKPANILVDDQGDLKILDMGLARLQESSEDILTNGEQTELTSSQIFMGTIDYMAPEQARNTRLADHRSDIYSLGCTFYFLLTGKPVYTGETTVERILAHKEQPIPRLSSVCSQVPTDFDEIFSKMLAKEPDERYSSVSDLLQDLQNFNLSFDAEQTAMLPASKTADFQTEATTAADAWASQTTREQPAVSDYTVMAGTTVQHQAPPAGRRRGLIWGGAAVAAAILLVLLFRNPQRQLTGDSTTGSLGTTPGQSGQLDAGTIQAEYAKQYQLPAKTSEKISDDPEPVMLKLTLIPPGEFVMGTEETDPVAYDAPAHPVKLTRPFYIGTTEVSNQLFQSFVDETGYRTDAERAGGYGMTGGSWNRSGNYYWNNLGELAVQKTAPAVNISWNDAVAFCEWLSRKTGAIYRLPTEAEWEYACRAGTQTPWFFGDSPEDMAQYAWFQGNAEGKVYPAKQKQPNAFGLYDIYGNEWEWCQDFYAAEYYRNSPSENPTGPAEGSERVRRGGGFQQPAGQMTSYIRGHGPPETPSRGAFRVIREIPVD; from the coding sequence GTGAAGTCGCGAAATGGAACAGATTTCGAACAGCTCCCTTCAGATCTGATGCTCAAAATCAATCAGTTGTGTGACCAGTTCGAAACAGAGCTCAGGCAGGGAGATCTACCATCAATTACAGATTGGCTGGATCATGTTGCCGTCGAATATCGCGAAGTAATTCTAAAAGAACTGATACCACTGGAAATCGAGCACCGGATTCAGACTGGTGACATTCCGCAGGTCAGCGACTATCTGCAGCCGTTTCCCCTGCTGGACCAGGACTGGTTATCGGAAACGATTGGAACGGCCAGAGCTGAACTGAAACCTTCAAAAGCGAACGATCTGTCAGCAGGCTTTCAGGGGAATTCCATAGAGTCCTACAGGGAGCGGATTATTCAGTCCGGGGTCCTGGCTGCCTCTGAACTGACTGAAATTCTCGAAACGGTTGAATTACCTTCGTCTGCAGATGAAATGGCAGAGTTGCTGACTCAGTCCGGTCGTCTTACGACTTATCAGAGCCAGGTGCTGCTTGAACCGGAATGCCGTCCGTTGTTGATTGGCGAATATCTGATTCTGGAACCGATCGGTTCAGGGGGCATGGGGACGGTTTATAAAGCCATTCATCGGCGGATGAAACGGATTGTGGCGCTCAAAGTCATTCGTGCGGACTTGGATCAGAATCCGGAACGGCTGAAGCGATTCGAGCGAGAAGTGCAGACCGCCGCTCGCCTCTCTCATCCCCATATTGTAACCGCTTACGATGCAGGGGAATCACAGGGAATCCATTATCTGATCTGCGAATACATTGATGGTGAGAGCCTCACACAACTGGTGCGGGAATCAGGACCGCTTGATTTTGCAGACGCGTTACATTGTCTGCAGCAGATCGCGGAAGGCTTGAATTATGCCCATTCCCAGGGAGTGATTCATCGGGATATAAAGCCAGCGAATATTTTAGTCGATGATCAGGGAGACCTGAAAATCCTGGATATGGGGCTGGCCCGCCTGCAGGAATCATCAGAGGACATTCTCACCAACGGAGAGCAGACCGAACTCACCTCCAGTCAGATTTTCATGGGGACCATTGATTACATGGCCCCCGAACAGGCACGGAATACCAGGTTAGCCGATCATCGCTCTGATATTTACAGCCTTGGTTGCACATTTTATTTCCTGCTGACTGGGAAACCCGTTTACACCGGGGAGACGACAGTCGAGCGGATACTCGCGCACAAGGAACAGCCGATTCCTCGCTTGTCGAGCGTTTGCAGCCAGGTGCCAACGGACTTTGATGAGATCTTTTCAAAGATGCTGGCCAAGGAACCTGACGAGCGTTATTCGAGCGTGAGCGATTTATTGCAGGATCTGCAAAATTTCAATCTCAGCTTCGATGCAGAGCAGACAGCAATGCTCCCCGCTTCTAAGACTGCTGATTTCCAGACAGAGGCAACGACTGCAGCAGACGCCTGGGCCAGTCAGACGACCAGGGAGCAGCCCGCGGTATCCGATTATACGGTGATGGCTGGAACTACTGTGCAACACCAGGCACCTCCTGCAGGCAGACGGCGAGGATTGATCTGGGGGGGCGCTGCGGTCGCAGCAGCAATACTGCTTGTGTTGCTGTTCCGGAATCCGCAACGCCAGTTGACAGGAGACTCGACTACTGGCTCTCTAGGTACGACTCCAGGTCAGTCTGGTCAACTTGATGCTGGAACGATACAGGCAGAGTATGCAAAGCAGTATCAACTGCCTGCGAAGACCAGTGAGAAAATCTCTGACGATCCTGAGCCGGTGATGCTCAAGCTGACTTTAATTCCTCCCGGCGAGTTCGTCATGGGGACGGAAGAGACAGATCCCGTTGCCTATGATGCGCCAGCACATCCCGTGAAACTGACACGCCCTTTTTATATCGGGACGACTGAAGTGTCTAATCAGTTGTTTCAGAGTTTCGTTGATGAAACCGGCTATCGTACCGATGCAGAACGAGCTGGCGGATACGGAATGACTGGTGGCAGCTGGAATCGGTCGGGAAATTATTACTGGAATAATCTCGGCGAGCTAGCTGTGCAGAAAACTGCGCCAGCCGTCAATATCAGCTGGAATGATGCTGTCGCGTTTTGTGAATGGCTCTCTCGAAAGACGGGGGCTATTTATCGGCTTCCCACTGAGGCGGAATGGGAGTATGCCTGCCGGGCGGGAACACAAACCCCCTGGTTTTTTGGGGATAGCCCCGAGGATATGGCACAGTATGCGTGGTTTCAGGGGAATGCTGAAGGCAAAGTATATCCTGCAAAACAGAAGCAGCCCAACGCATTCGGACTCTATGACATCTATGGTAATGAGTGGGAGTGGTGCCAGGACTTCTATGCCGCCGAATATTACCGCAACTCTCCCTCCGAAAACCCAACCGGTCCCGCAGAAGGCAGCGAACGGGTACGTCGTGGGGGCGGCTTTCAACAGCCCGCTGGCCAGATGACTTCCTATATTCGCGGTCATGGACCACCAGAGACACCTTCGCGCGGTGCATTCAGAGTGATCCGGGAAATCCCCGTTGACTAA
- a CDS encoding carbon-nitrogen hydrolase family protein, which translates to MNYSLKSPSISLLLGILLTLLLQSTSISAGEPVPEGWQQMAMREPVKPEFSYLPQDSFDGKGALAISAAPDQTESHGAWVKTFPVKGGQGYRFHVWRKTEGLAVPRRNAVVKITWLDEKGNLIPSRVQGADDRVRPVFPADGNTNKAGWTEVTDVYPVPTEATQAKVELHLRWAGQGRVLWSLPELNPEAAPAQRIIRLASAHLRPRNGKSAMENCQQFAPLIAEAGKKQADLICLPECLTMCGTGLDYADVAEPVPGPSTEYFGKLAKEFNLYIVAGLLEQSGDLVYNTAALIGPDGKLVGKYRKVCLPREEIEHGISPGKEYPVFDTRFGKLGMMICWDVHFPEVARNLANNGAEVIAMPIWGGNPTLAKARAIENQVFLVTSTYTDPDRDWMKTTIIDKEGKMLSIGKDWGTLVMAEVNLSQPKLWRFLGNFRERIYRERPVEGFVEPTETR; encoded by the coding sequence ATGAATTATTCCCTTAAGTCTCCGTCTATCTCCTTACTGTTGGGAATTCTGCTCACTCTATTGCTGCAGAGCACTTCAATTTCAGCAGGTGAGCCCGTCCCTGAGGGCTGGCAACAGATGGCGATGCGCGAACCGGTCAAGCCGGAGTTCAGCTATCTCCCCCAGGATTCCTTCGATGGCAAAGGGGCGCTGGCAATCTCTGCTGCTCCCGACCAGACAGAATCGCATGGAGCGTGGGTAAAAACATTCCCGGTCAAGGGAGGACAGGGCTATCGCTTTCATGTCTGGAGAAAAACCGAAGGACTGGCTGTTCCGCGCCGCAATGCAGTCGTCAAAATCACATGGCTCGATGAAAAAGGGAATCTGATTCCTTCGCGCGTCCAGGGTGCCGATGACAGAGTGAGACCCGTTTTCCCCGCAGATGGAAATACAAACAAAGCAGGCTGGACCGAAGTAACTGACGTGTATCCGGTCCCGACAGAGGCGACGCAAGCCAAAGTAGAACTGCATCTCCGCTGGGCCGGTCAGGGACGCGTTCTGTGGAGTCTGCCGGAATTGAATCCTGAAGCTGCTCCCGCGCAGCGAATCATCCGACTGGCATCCGCCCATTTGCGTCCTCGCAATGGAAAGTCAGCGATGGAGAACTGCCAACAGTTCGCTCCACTGATCGCAGAAGCAGGTAAGAAACAGGCTGACCTGATCTGTCTTCCGGAATGTCTCACCATGTGCGGCACAGGCCTGGATTACGCAGATGTGGCTGAACCGGTCCCCGGCCCTTCAACCGAATATTTCGGCAAACTCGCAAAGGAATTTAATCTGTATATTGTGGCTGGCCTGCTGGAGCAATCGGGAGACCTCGTTTATAACACAGCGGCTTTGATCGGCCCTGATGGGAAGCTGGTGGGTAAATATCGGAAAGTCTGTCTTCCCCGTGAAGAAATTGAGCACGGTATCTCGCCAGGGAAAGAATATCCAGTATTTGACACCCGCTTCGGGAAACTGGGAATGATGATCTGCTGGGATGTTCATTTCCCTGAAGTGGCCCGGAACCTGGCCAATAATGGCGCTGAAGTCATTGCCATGCCGATCTGGGGCGGCAATCCGACACTCGCCAAGGCACGTGCCATTGAAAATCAGGTCTTTCTCGTCACCAGCACCTATACCGATCCTGACCGAGACTGGATGAAAACAACGATCATCGACAAGGAAGGCAAGATGCTCTCGATCGGCAAAGACTGGGGCACACTGGTGATGGCAGAGGTGAATCTGTCCCAGCCGAAGCTCTGGCGTTTCCTGGGGAACTTCCGCGAGCGAATCTATCGTGAGCGTCCCGTGGAAGGTTTTGTTGAACCGACGGAAACACGCTAG
- a CDS encoding glycerol-3-phosphate dehydrogenase/oxidase — translation MNQSEQALILGAGINGVAIARELLLNDMPVTIVDQGDLSQGATSKSSRLIHGGLRYLEYGDFSLVSESVHERGILLNLAPHLVQPLRFAIPLSHRASGIPSSGLRFLSGFRVPGVPWLTSHLNFSSERGLYLVNIGLTLYDWFASKGNLPRHSVHNVGETGLPQINASKFRWMACYSDAQMRFPERFVVALLHDCQRIAREKGIEFELLTYHQVRLKERTAVIRNQHANGQPERELVPTVIVNASGACGDLTLEQMDVPSPRLMGGTKGSHIVSFHPGLREALGTQAVYSEASDGRLVFILPFGDSTLIGTTDVRVEGNPLDVTASPEELKYLVEMVNMVFPQVELTLDDINLHYSGVRPLPYQPQGKAASISRDHSLKDYEGPFGWIVTLVGGKLTSWRAFAEKVSDRILRKLGKGYISQSKTRLVPGAEGYPQTESIFNAELDRLAEKYSLPRDSIQALWTLQGTYLEEILDSLPEFSPELIRGTSLPRQYVIWTIEHEWAESLGDLVERRLMLVFSETLKEETLQDLAECLVAAGKVLPEQAPGLIQSYKTHLDHFYGKAVITT, via the coding sequence ATGAATCAATCAGAGCAGGCACTCATCCTCGGAGCCGGCATCAATGGCGTTGCGATCGCCAGGGAACTGCTGCTCAACGATATGCCGGTGACGATCGTCGATCAGGGAGATCTCTCACAGGGGGCGACGTCGAAATCATCCCGCTTGATTCATGGTGGTCTCAGGTATCTGGAATACGGTGATTTTTCACTCGTAAGTGAATCGGTTCACGAGCGGGGCATCCTTTTGAATCTGGCTCCGCACCTGGTTCAGCCCCTGCGTTTTGCAATTCCCCTGTCTCATCGAGCATCGGGAATTCCCTCTTCCGGGCTACGATTTCTGAGTGGCTTCCGTGTGCCGGGTGTCCCCTGGCTGACCTCGCATTTAAATTTCTCCTCAGAACGCGGACTGTACCTGGTCAACATCGGACTGACCCTCTACGACTGGTTCGCATCAAAGGGAAATCTCCCTCGCCATTCAGTTCATAATGTCGGGGAAACGGGACTTCCTCAAATCAATGCGTCCAAATTCCGCTGGATGGCCTGCTATTCTGATGCACAAATGCGATTTCCCGAACGCTTCGTCGTCGCGCTGCTGCATGATTGTCAGCGTATTGCCCGTGAGAAAGGCATCGAATTCGAACTGCTGACCTACCACCAGGTCAGACTGAAAGAGCGAACCGCGGTAATACGAAATCAGCATGCGAACGGGCAACCTGAGCGTGAATTGGTTCCGACGGTTATCGTCAACGCTTCGGGTGCCTGTGGTGATCTGACGCTGGAACAGATGGATGTACCGTCCCCCCGTCTGATGGGGGGAACCAAGGGCAGCCATATTGTTTCGTTTCACCCTGGGTTGCGTGAGGCGCTAGGCACACAAGCCGTCTATTCCGAAGCCAGCGATGGTCGACTGGTTTTCATTCTCCCCTTTGGCGACTCCACCTTGATCGGCACGACCGATGTTCGCGTGGAGGGTAATCCGCTGGATGTCACCGCGAGTCCGGAGGAACTAAAATACCTGGTAGAGATGGTCAACATGGTTTTTCCCCAGGTCGAACTGACCCTCGATGATATCAATCTGCATTACAGTGGTGTGCGCCCTCTGCCTTATCAGCCACAGGGGAAAGCCGCCTCGATCTCTCGGGATCATTCACTGAAAGATTACGAAGGTCCCTTTGGCTGGATTGTCACACTGGTCGGGGGCAAACTGACCTCCTGGCGGGCCTTTGCCGAAAAAGTTTCCGATCGGATCCTGCGAAAACTGGGGAAAGGTTATATCTCACAATCCAAAACCCGCCTGGTTCCTGGAGCAGAAGGCTACCCGCAGACAGAATCCATTTTCAACGCGGAGCTGGATCGTCTTGCGGAAAAATACTCGCTGCCCAGAGACAGCATTCAGGCTCTCTGGACGTTGCAGGGAACCTACCTGGAGGAAATACTCGATTCTCTGCCCGAGTTTTCTCCGGAACTGATCCGTGGGACTTCACTGCCTCGCCAGTATGTTATCTGGACCATTGAGCATGAATGGGCAGAATCTTTAGGCGACCTTGTCGAACGGCGTTTAATGCTGGTCTTCTCCGAAACACTCAAGGAAGAGACGTTACAGGATCTCGCAGAATGCCTGGTTGCAGCCGGTAAAGTGTTACCTGAGCAGGCTCCTGGTCTGATACAATCTTACAAAACGCACCTTGATCATTTTTACGGTAAAGCGGTTATTACAACGTAA
- a CDS encoding GNAT family N-acetyltransferase translates to MYKIKLAQPGHFLDVAALDRIAWPEEPDTYIPDGEHAWRLWCEYATVLIALESQPDQRELVTGALLMFPTNTSEIFLHKIMVHPDYRGKGIGSALMQQALQDAQDVVLLTVNPENTPAIKLYESFGFNVRTQVEGYYRPHEHRLIMEFQPTT, encoded by the coding sequence TTGTATAAGATTAAACTGGCTCAACCGGGTCATTTTCTGGATGTAGCAGCCCTGGATCGTATCGCCTGGCCCGAAGAGCCGGACACCTATATTCCCGATGGTGAGCATGCCTGGCGGCTCTGGTGTGAGTATGCAACGGTTCTAATTGCTCTGGAGTCGCAGCCCGATCAAAGAGAACTCGTGACAGGAGCGCTCTTGATGTTCCCCACGAATACCAGTGAAATTTTTCTTCACAAAATCATGGTCCACCCTGATTATCGCGGCAAGGGAATCGGCTCGGCCCTGATGCAGCAGGCACTGCAAGACGCACAAGACGTCGTTCTGCTGACCGTGAATCCGGAAAACACCCCCGCAATCAAACTCTACGAAAGCTTCGGATTCAATGTCCGGACCCAGGTGGAGGGCTACTATCGCCCTCATGAGCATCGTCTGATCATGGAATTCCAACCGACCACTTAA
- a CDS encoding XylR family transcriptional regulator, whose translation MTSSSIPHVALLIETSRSHGRGLLNGIRQFIAENEEWSVFLMPRSLDSQIPDWISRWKGDGILSRTTSQEMADAITASGIPTVELRSTKLKHAFPFLGIDNRAMGRLVAEHFLERGIRHFGVYEIGIEVYFEERRDNYIQTIQQAGYEVSVFSAAEDSEAPREWEKHQEQMADWVRGLPKPVGIMACTDQLGFWLLDACDRAGISVPDEVAVVGVENDEILCMMARPPLSSVAFNSARIGYEAAALLSRLMQGEPAPAEPFMIDPLGIVTRQSSDVVAVDDPELAMALRFIRENACRGIQVGDILKQVPLSRTALERQMKAAIGRSPKAEILRNQLERAKELLVSTELSLAQISERVGFRHAQHFSTIFKEKLGETPGSYRAKMH comes from the coding sequence ATGACTTCCTCATCCATTCCCCACGTGGCACTGCTGATTGAGACCTCCCGCTCCCATGGGCGCGGGCTGTTGAACGGCATTCGACAGTTTATCGCTGAGAATGAAGAGTGGTCTGTGTTTCTGATGCCCCGTTCTCTGGATTCTCAGATTCCGGACTGGATCTCCCGCTGGAAGGGGGATGGAATTCTCAGTCGAACGACCAGCCAGGAAATGGCCGACGCGATCACCGCATCCGGGATTCCCACCGTTGAATTAAGGTCGACGAAACTCAAGCATGCCTTTCCGTTTCTGGGGATCGATAACCGGGCCATGGGACGACTGGTCGCCGAGCATTTTCTCGAACGTGGGATTCGTCACTTCGGTGTCTATGAAATCGGTATCGAAGTCTATTTTGAAGAACGCAGGGACAATTACATTCAAACGATCCAGCAGGCGGGTTACGAAGTGAGTGTGTTTTCCGCGGCAGAAGATTCGGAGGCCCCTCGCGAATGGGAGAAGCACCAGGAACAGATGGCGGACTGGGTACGTGGTCTCCCCAAACCGGTGGGGATCATGGCATGTACCGATCAGCTCGGTTTCTGGTTGCTGGATGCCTGTGATCGGGCGGGAATCTCGGTCCCCGATGAGGTGGCCGTGGTGGGCGTCGAAAATGACGAGATCCTCTGCATGATGGCCCGGCCGCCACTTTCGAGCGTGGCCTTCAACTCAGCCCGGATCGGTTACGAGGCGGCAGCGTTGTTGAGTAGATTGATGCAGGGGGAACCAGCCCCGGCAGAACCGTTCATGATTGATCCCCTGGGAATTGTAACACGGCAGTCTTCTGATGTCGTCGCCGTGGATGATCCGGAATTGGCAATGGCGCTGCGGTTCATTCGCGAAAATGCCTGTCGTGGAATTCAGGTGGGGGATATTCTCAAACAGGTTCCGCTGTCTCGAACCGCGTTGGAACGACAAATGAAAGCAGCTATCGGACGTTCTCCCAAAGCAGAGATTCTCCGCAATCAACTGGAACGGGCCAAAGAGCTGCTCGTATCGACCGAATTGTCTCTGGCACAGATCTCCGAGCGCGTCGGATTTCGTCACGCGCAGCATTTCAGCACGATTTTCAAAGAGAAACTGGGCGAAACGCCGGGATCCTATCGTGCTAAAATGCACTGA
- a CDS encoding DJ-1/PfpI family protein, whose translation MNKVLIIVGDATETVDTLYPYYRLIEGGYEPVVAAPEKRRYQMVLHEVKPGWTITKEWEGYSIEADIAFKDIKEEEYLGIFFSGGRAPEYIRDDEDLIRITQHFFETGKPIASVCHGVEIPARAGCVKGRRMATVPKCQFDLEVCGGIFVNEPCVIDGNLVSGRTYHDHGHYMGPWMKMLDEAQSQF comes from the coding sequence ATGAACAAGGTGCTGATCATCGTTGGTGATGCCACAGAAACTGTCGATACGCTGTATCCCTACTATCGCCTGATTGAGGGAGGCTATGAACCTGTCGTCGCAGCTCCCGAAAAACGGCGGTACCAGATGGTATTGCATGAAGTCAAACCGGGCTGGACCATCACCAAAGAGTGGGAAGGGTATTCGATCGAAGCAGACATCGCTTTCAAAGATATCAAAGAAGAAGAATACCTGGGTATCTTTTTCAGTGGGGGGCGTGCGCCAGAGTACATTCGCGACGATGAGGATCTGATCCGCATCACCCAGCATTTCTTCGAAACCGGAAAGCCGATCGCTTCCGTCTGCCACGGAGTGGAAATTCCAGCGCGGGCCGGGTGCGTCAAAGGACGTCGGATGGCCACTGTGCCTAAGTGCCAGTTTGATCTGGAAGTCTGTGGCGGCATTTTTGTCAATGAGCCCTGTGTGATTGACGGGAATCTCGTCAGCGGCCGCACCTACCATGACCACGGACACTATATGGGACCCTGGATGAAAATGCTGGATGAAGCCCAGAGCCAGTTCTGA